DNA sequence from the Deltaproteobacteria bacterium RBG_16_64_85 genome:
CGTTGAGCGCGTCCTTGCTCCGTCCCAGCGAGAGATAGGCCCGCCCGAGGTCCAGCCACGCCGGCGCGTAAGTGGGGGCGACCGCGATGCAGGCTTCCAGCGTCCCTGCCGCCTCCGCCCACTTCCCGCGGTCCCCGTAAAGAAGCGCCAGGCGAAAATACGCGTCGGCATACCGGTCGTTCAGGGCAATGGACCGTCGGTACATCTCCTCGGCTTTCCGAAAATCCTTGCGGCGGCGGTACTCCTCGCCCAGATTGTAGTACGCCATCTCCGGCGTCGGGTACAAGACGTTGGACCCGGCGGCCTCGAACTCCCGGATCGCCTCGTCCCCGCGGCCAAGATGACTCAGGACGATCCCGAGGTTGTTGTGCGCCTCGGCGTAATCCGGCTTTTTCCGGACGGCGTTCCGGAAGTGCTTCTCGGCCATGCCGAGATCGCCGCGCGTCTGGTAGGCCAGTCCCAGCGACATGTCGATCTCCGGGTTTTCCGGGTCGAGCTCCGAGGCCGCGGTGAGCTCCCGCATCGCGGCCGGAACGTTTCGCTGCTCCAGGTAGGTCAACCCCATCTGCATGCGCGCGGAGGCCTCTTTTCTCTTCTCCGGCGAAGGCGTGGCGCATCCGAGGAGCACCGCCCCCGCGCCCAGGACCACCATGAGTTTCCAGGTCTTCATAGGTATCTACCGATCAGGAGGGAGAGCCTCCTTCTGGCCGTCGCAGGGATCCGCTTCCGGTCGGTGAGGATCGCGTATTTAAGGGATTCGCCGCATCCGCACGATCCTTTCTCGGGAAGATGGAGGGCGACCTCGCGGATGATCCGCTTCGAGTTCTCCACGTTCTTCCGGAGGATGGCGAGGATCGCCTCGATCGAAACGTCCTGTTCCGTTTCGTGCCAGCAGTCGTAATCGGTGGCGAGGGCCAGCGTGGCATAGCAGAGCTCGGCCTCGCGGGCCAGCTTCGCCTCGGGCATGTTCGTCATCCCGATCACGTCCACCCCCCACTTTCTGTAGATCCGGGACTCGGCACGGGTGGAAAAGGCGGGGCCCTCCATGCAGAGATAGGTCCCCCCCCGGTGCGTCCGCTTCACGACGTTCTTTGCCGCCGCATAGGCGATGTCCGCCAGCTTCGGGCAGACCGGGTCGGCGAAGGGGATGTGCCCGACGACACCGTCCCCGAAGAAGGTGTTCGGGCGGATCCGGGTGTGGTCGTAAAACTGGTCGACCACCACGATATCTCCCGGACGGATGTTTTCCTTCATGCTCCCCACGGCGGAGATGGAGAGCACCCACTTCACGCCCACTTTCTTCAGCGCATAGAGATTCGCGCGGTAGTTGATCTGCGAGGGGAGAACCCGGTGCCCCCTGCCGTGCCGGGGGAGGAAGGCCAGCGTCCGACCGTCGATTTCCCCTACCACCATCGCATCCGAAGGGTTTCCGAAGGGCGTCTTCACCGAAACGGTGCGGATGTTTTTGAGCCCCTCCATCTCGTAGAGACCGGAGCCCCCGATGACCCCCATGATATCCGGCATGCTCCCCTTTCTCTCCGCGGAAATAAGGTTCTCTTCAATATAGGGAGAACCACCCATGCGCTCAAGGGCTTTTTAACCTATGCGACATCCAATATCCGGCTCCTGTTCATCGCAGGGGGGCTGCTCAGCCGCAAGCGGCTATCTTTCTTCGCCCCGCTCCTGTATTCCTCTCAACTGTCCGCACGCCGCGCGGATGTCCGCTCCGCGACGCTCCCGGAGGATCGCCTGGATCCCGGCGGCGAGGAGGACATCCCGGAAGCGGTCCGCGGTTTCCGCGGACGGTGAGGTGAAATCCCCGTACTCGTGCGCATTGTACGGGATGAGGTTGACCTTGACCCGCGCTCCCTTGAGAAGACGAGCAAGGCGGCTGGCATCTTCTTTCGAATCGTTGATTCCCCCAAGCAGGATGTACTCCGCGGTCACTTTCCGGCCGCTCCGGAGGGGGATCTTTTTCATCGCGGCAACCAGTTCCATCAGCGGGTATTTCCGGTTGACCGGCATCAGCCTCGACCGGAGCTCGTCGCTCGGCGCATTGATCGACACGGCGAAGCTCACGGGAAATTCCTTCGCCAGCGCAAGCATCGCGGGGACCACACCCGCCGTGGAGACCGTGACGCGCTTCCCCGAGAGGCCGAAGCCGAACTGCGACAGGAGGATCCCGATCGTACGGGAGACCTCCGGGAGGTTCTCCAGCGGCTCCCCCATCCCCATGAAGACAACGTTGGTCAGGCGCTCTCCCTTTTCCGTGAGTCGCTTCACCGCGAAGCAGACCTGGTGGACGATCTCTGCCGACGTCATGTTCCGGCGGAATCCCGTCGCGCCGGTCGCGCAAAATCCGCAGCGGAGGGCGCACCCCACCTGCGACGAGATGCACAGCGTCCTGCGATCTTCTTCCGGGATGAGGACGCTCTCGACCGTCTCGCCGTCCTCCAGGCGGAACAGGCACTTCTCCGTTCCGTCCGCGGACACTTCCACTCTTTCCGCGGGAGGAGAGGAGACGCGGCATCCCCTCGTCAGCTCCTCGCGGAAATCTTTCGAGAGATCCGTCATCGCCGAAAATTCCTCCGCGAACTGCTGATAGATCCATCGGGAAATCTGCCGCGCCCGGTACCGCTCCTTCCCCCAGCGCGAGAGAAACGTCTCGAGCTCCGGCAGTGACATCCCCTTGAGGTCCGTACGATCCGCGCGCATCGTTTTCATCCTGACAATTGGCGGAAACAAAAACCCCGGCGTACCTTATCAAGGCAGGCCGGGGGCCCTCCGTTCAGACTTGCGTCATCCCTTACGTTATAATCTCCATCTCGCTGAAAAAATAACGGATTTCCGTTGTCGCCGTCTCCGGAGCGTCGGAGCCGTGGACGATGTTCTGCTCGATGCTGCCGGCGAAGTCGGCCCGGATCGTTCCCTTGTCGGCCATCGAAGGGTCGGTGGCGCCCATGATCGTCCGGTTCCGGGCGATCACGTCGTCCCCCTCGAGCACCATCACCACGACGGGGCCCGAGGACATGAAGTCCGTGAGCGACGCGAAGAACGGCCGCTCCCGGTGAACGGCGTAGAACCCCTCCGCCCGCTTCTTCGTCAGATGCAGCATCTTCATGGCGACGACCCGGATCCCTTCCTTCTCGAACCGGCGGATCACCTCGCCGACGACCCCCTTCTTCACGCCGTCCGGCTTGACGATCGAAAGGGTGCGCTGTTTCCCCCCCTTCCTGTGGGGCACTAGTTCATTCTCGACTTGGCCAGTTCATAGCCCGCGCGGAGGGCCTTCTTGTTCAGTTCTTCCGTTCCCTTGGGAACCCGCGAGAGAACGGCCTTTTCCACCGACTCGAGCTGAACCTT
Encoded proteins:
- a CDS encoding methylthioadenosine phosphorylase translates to MPDIMGVIGGSGLYEMEGLKNIRTVSVKTPFGNPSDAMVVGEIDGRTLAFLPRHGRGHRVLPSQINYRANLYALKKVGVKWVLSISAVGSMKENIRPGDIVVVDQFYDHTRIRPNTFFGDGVVGHIPFADPVCPKLADIAYAAAKNVVKRTHRGGTYLCMEGPAFSTRAESRIYRKWGVDVIGMTNMPEAKLAREAELCYATLALATDYDCWHETEQDVSIEAILAILRKNVENSKRIIREVALHLPEKGSCGCGESLKYAILTDRKRIPATARRRLSLLIGRYL
- a CDS encoding 23S rRNA (adenine(2503)-C(2))-methyltransferase, which codes for MRADRTDLKGMSLPELETFLSRWGKERYRARQISRWIYQQFAEEFSAMTDLSKDFREELTRGCRVSSPPAERVEVSADGTEKCLFRLEDGETVESVLIPEEDRRTLCISSQVGCALRCGFCATGATGFRRNMTSAEIVHQVCFAVKRLTEKGERLTNVVFMGMGEPLENLPEVSRTIGILLSQFGFGLSGKRVTVSTAGVVPAMLALAKEFPVSFAVSINAPSDELRSRLMPVNRKYPLMELVAAMKKIPLRSGRKVTAEYILLGGINDSKEDASRLARLLKGARVKVNLIPYNAHEYGDFTSPSAETADRFRDVLLAAGIQAILRERRGADIRAACGQLRGIQERGEER
- a CDS encoding nucleoside-diphosphate kinase, with product MPHRKGGKQRTLSIVKPDGVKKGVVGEVIRRFEKEGIRVVAMKMLHLTKKRAEGFYAVHRERPFFASLTDFMSSGPVVVMVLEGDDVIARNRTIMGATDPSMADKGTIRADFAGSIEQNIVHGSDAPETATTEIRYFFSEMEIIT